In Cellvibrio polysaccharolyticus, a genomic segment contains:
- a CDS encoding ABC transporter permease: protein MSLVSSSRQSSPAKSSLFSFADLSDYFPPWFPWVMGRLFSGLGVVVVISFIVFGATQALPSDPARIILGPEASEAAIEVLRNQLGLNQPIYIQYFNWLGEILSGNLGRSIDSNVNVSEVISARFANSFALTITVSLLAIPLAMIGGVYLALHRDSAFDRFAITSIVLFKAVPGFVLAIWLVMLFSTSVFHILPAASLLDPSKPALSQWQYLVLPTLTLALSVIPYLLRLVRASMIEAMESDYVIAARLRGIPERHIIWRHALPNALIPSIQGVAMTFRMLFSGAVLVEVVFSYPGIGNSLNAAIEIRDLPMIQAIVLAITVGVVVINLIADFITLMLTPRLRTAASRKKTEKSKAEPLVSKAAGSAA, encoded by the coding sequence ATGAGCCTCGTCTCATCCAGTCGCCAGTCATCACCCGCCAAATCGTCGCTCTTTAGCTTCGCCGATCTGAGCGATTATTTTCCACCCTGGTTCCCCTGGGTGATGGGTCGCCTGTTCTCCGGTCTCGGGGTGGTGGTGGTTATTTCCTTTATTGTATTCGGGGCGACCCAGGCGCTGCCGTCTGACCCGGCGCGGATTATTCTCGGGCCGGAAGCTTCCGAAGCGGCGATTGAAGTGCTGCGCAATCAGCTCGGCTTGAACCAGCCAATCTACATTCAGTACTTTAATTGGCTGGGTGAAATTCTTTCCGGCAACCTCGGCCGCTCTATCGATTCCAACGTAAACGTGTCAGAAGTGATCAGCGCCCGCTTTGCCAACTCGTTTGCCTTGACCATCACCGTGTCGCTACTGGCGATTCCGCTGGCGATGATTGGTGGTGTGTATCTGGCACTGCATCGCGATTCTGCCTTTGACCGCTTCGCCATTACGTCGATTGTTTTGTTCAAAGCGGTTCCCGGTTTTGTGCTGGCAATCTGGCTGGTAATGCTGTTTTCCACCTCGGTTTTTCATATTTTGCCGGCGGCTTCATTGCTTGACCCGAGCAAACCGGCACTGTCGCAATGGCAGTATCTGGTGCTGCCTACCCTGACGCTGGCGCTTTCCGTTATTCCTTATTTGTTACGACTGGTACGCGCTTCGATGATTGAAGCGATGGAGTCGGATTATGTTATCGCGGCACGTTTGCGCGGCATTCCCGAGCGTCACATCATCTGGCGTCATGCTTTGCCGAACGCGCTGATTCCTTCCATTCAAGGCGTGGCCATGACCTTCCGCATGCTGTTCAGTGGTGCCGTACTGGTTGAAGTCGTGTTCAGCTACCCGGGTATCGGTAACTCGTTGAATGCCGCTATCGAAATTCGCGACCTGCCGATGATTCAGGCCATCGTGCTGGCCATTACGGTGGGTGTGGTAGTGATCAACCTGATTGCCGATTTTATTACGCTGATGCTGACACCGCGTTTACGCACCGCCGCTTCACGCAAGAAAACTGAAAAAAGCAAAGCCGAACCACTTGTCAGCAAAGCCGCCGGGAGTGCCGCATGA
- a CDS encoding ABC transporter substrate-binding protein → MTEFSRRKFLQHSLTIGGGVIGAGFLAGCDTASDTGSLISASSQSIINLLPKRGGTIRFGVIAGNQVGNLDAHKPLGGGAAFRGWALYSKLWEWNLNAQPGLALAESTEVNKDGTEWTIRLHKDLEFHHGKTITADDVIFSLLRLTDPELASPYAGYLYSLDRNNVKKLDDLTVRIPFQEGRGLVALAECWMSWGGIVPTDYHPQTNIVGAGPYRLKNFTPGQRSVFTRFENYYKADQPYADEIEIIDFLDQTSRLQALQSGQIDIATGIAQEHLPFVNQDARFALTVSPTDAWQSFDMNLERPPFNDARVRKAFRLIADREELVARVLQGRGRVANDIYGETDPTYNHTIPQRKQNLDEAKRLLAEAGYENGLDIELVTTTGAGLNAAVVFSQQAKAAGVNIQVKQVDPSIFSGPKRNDWTFSTGGGVSRPILLTVQQHDGPRAVGNKTHFRDARFGELITEALQQPDFEARKILIHEAQQIQHDIGGMLIWGYADVLDVSTQHIGGIEPDRSGFAAWRTDKVWRQDV, encoded by the coding sequence ATGACCGAATTTTCACGTCGCAAATTTCTCCAGCACAGCCTGACAATCGGAGGCGGCGTGATCGGTGCCGGCTTTCTGGCTGGTTGCGACACCGCATCTGACACCGGCAGCCTGATCAGCGCCTCATCACAATCTATTATCAACCTGCTGCCAAAACGTGGCGGCACCATTCGTTTTGGTGTTATTGCGGGCAACCAGGTCGGTAACCTTGATGCACACAAACCACTCGGCGGCGGCGCAGCCTTTCGTGGCTGGGCGCTGTATAGCAAATTGTGGGAGTGGAACCTTAACGCACAGCCTGGCCTGGCACTGGCCGAGTCAACCGAAGTCAACAAAGACGGCACCGAATGGACGATTCGTCTGCACAAAGATCTGGAATTCCATCACGGCAAAACCATTACTGCAGATGACGTTATCTTTTCGCTGCTGCGCTTGACCGACCCGGAACTGGCTTCACCCTACGCCGGCTATTTGTATTCGCTTGACCGCAACAACGTGAAAAAACTGGATGACCTTACTGTGCGGATTCCGTTTCAGGAAGGTCGCGGACTGGTTGCACTGGCAGAGTGCTGGATGAGTTGGGGCGGCATTGTGCCTACCGATTACCACCCGCAAACCAATATTGTAGGCGCGGGTCCTTATCGCCTGAAGAACTTTACGCCGGGTCAACGCTCGGTATTTACCCGCTTTGAAAACTATTACAAAGCAGACCAGCCCTATGCCGATGAAATTGAGATTATCGATTTCCTCGATCAAACCAGCCGCCTGCAAGCATTGCAGTCCGGGCAAATTGATATTGCCACCGGTATTGCCCAGGAGCACTTGCCGTTCGTTAATCAGGATGCACGTTTTGCATTGACCGTGTCGCCTACCGATGCCTGGCAGTCGTTTGATATGAACCTGGAGCGGCCGCCGTTTAACGATGCCCGCGTGCGCAAGGCTTTCCGCCTGATTGCCGACCGTGAAGAGTTGGTTGCTCGCGTGTTGCAAGGGCGCGGTCGTGTTGCCAACGATATTTATGGCGAAACCGATCCTACCTACAACCACACGATTCCCCAGCGCAAACAAAACCTTGATGAGGCCAAACGCCTGCTGGCAGAAGCCGGTTATGAAAATGGCCTGGACATTGAGCTGGTGACAACCACCGGTGCTGGCTTGAATGCGGCGGTGGTGTTTTCACAACAGGCGAAAGCCGCTGGCGTGAATATTCAGGTTAAACAGGTTGATCCGTCGATTTTCTCCGGCCCCAAGCGTAACGATTGGACGTTCAGCACCGGCGGTGGTGTTTCCCGTCCTATTTTGTTGACCGTACAACAGCATGATGGCCCGAGAGCCGTGGGCAATAAAACCCATTTCCGCGATGCCCGCTTTGGCGAACTGATTACCGAGGCCTTGCAGCAACCGGATTTTGAAGCGCGGAAAATTTTGATCCATGAAGCGCAGCAGATTCAACATGATATTGGCGGCATGTTGATTTGGGGTTATGCGGATGTGTTGGATGTTTCTACACAGCACATCGGCGGTATAGAACCGGACCGTTCAGGTTTTGCCGCCTGGCGCACCGACAAGGTGTGGCGTCAGGACGTTTGA
- a CDS encoding class II aldolase/adducin family protein, translating to MSQAAVLETPATPALSDEVLAFIEQVKEQAQLAFDVFRETNTITANGTVGFVERVPGHELLVSVNYPGPFNRGRAIQATVTDFQGNVVFGKGRGGPGRYTKLFIEHPEVTTISHVHSPALGAWAQTHRTFPITYVPVQRYKLIRELPVYIDRRQAEVDFILDSLKENIHTPAIIEANGGATVWGTKGLRDTAEFILILEEGAKIQIDAQAIGGSKYYGPGVLAQQFKMSGLTEQAKALGLLKDE from the coding sequence ATGTCACAAGCAGCCGTTCTGGAAACCCCTGCAACACCGGCACTGAGCGATGAAGTACTGGCGTTTATTGAACAAGTGAAAGAGCAAGCCCAACTGGCGTTTGATGTATTCCGTGAAACCAACACCATTACCGCTAACGGCACCGTAGGTTTTGTTGAGCGCGTACCGGGCCACGAACTGCTGGTTTCTGTTAACTATCCTGGCCCGTTTAACCGTGGCCGTGCTATTCAGGCTACGGTAACTGACTTCCAAGGCAATGTGGTTTTTGGCAAAGGCCGTGGAGGCCCGGGTCGTTACACCAAGCTGTTTATTGAGCATCCGGAAGTGACCACCATTTCTCATGTGCATTCACCGGCACTGGGCGCCTGGGCACAGACCCACCGCACTTTCCCGATCACTTACGTTCCGGTACAGCGCTACAAGCTGATCCGTGAACTGCCAGTTTACATTGATCGTCGCCAGGCAGAAGTTGATTTTATTCTCGACAGCTTGAAAGAAAATATTCACACCCCGGCGATTATTGAAGCCAATGGCGGTGCGACTGTGTGGGGCACCAAAGGTTTGCGCGATACGGCTGAATTTATTTTAATTCTGGAAGAAGGCGCAAAAATTCAGATCGATGCACAAGCCATTGGCGGTTCCAAGTACTACGGCCCGGGCGTTTTGGCTCAGCAATTCAAAATGAGCGGTTTGACCGAACAAGCCAAAGCATTGGGCTTGTTGAAAGACGAATAA
- a CDS encoding ABC transporter substrate-binding protein, which translates to MSTSAARSTDNSPALETIWFTRCPVPTATGLAYKLGWLTDEFAQDGIAVETLQDNRQLGRHHYDHKLPQLIREGGNILALAARAQGSESRLVGLTWIDEWQTILVRPDSGITKPEHLKGKRLALPDWTNHELPDHLRGSSIARGMSLQGYRGALHSVGLTFDDVELVEVPSNRRNPTRDGEENTNDGLRNLWSGLDYLASGKVDAVYVKGASAVDAAKAAGAVVGIDLDALDDPKYRVNNGTPRPITVHKDLIENHFDELVRFLAQTLRAADWAADNQQKVHEILQGETRGSSTSVVEAYRNDFHKKLHPDLSAQRLSWFESQKKALWLHGFLEHDFDFESWVDHRPLAAAHALLAEWKKQGKA; encoded by the coding sequence ATGTCTACATCTGCCGCCCGTTCGACAGACAACTCCCCCGCACTGGAAACCATCTGGTTTACCCGTTGCCCGGTGCCAACCGCTACTGGCCTTGCTTACAAGCTCGGCTGGTTAACCGATGAATTTGCCCAAGATGGCATTGCCGTAGAAACCCTGCAAGACAACCGTCAACTGGGTCGCCATCACTACGATCACAAATTGCCACAACTGATTCGTGAAGGCGGCAATATTCTTGCGCTGGCAGCCCGCGCACAGGGTTCGGAATCCCGCCTGGTTGGCCTTACCTGGATTGATGAATGGCAAACCATTCTGGTTCGCCCTGACTCAGGCATTACCAAACCGGAACACCTGAAAGGCAAGCGCCTCGCTCTGCCGGATTGGACCAACCACGAACTGCCGGATCACCTGCGCGGCAGCAGCATTGCACGCGGTATGTCTCTGCAAGGTTACCGCGGTGCACTGCACTCGGTTGGCCTGACTTTTGACGATGTGGAATTGGTAGAAGTACCGTCCAACCGCCGCAACCCGACCCGCGATGGCGAAGAAAACACCAATGACGGCCTGCGCAATCTGTGGTCGGGTCTGGATTATCTGGCCAGTGGCAAAGTGGATGCCGTGTACGTAAAAGGTGCTTCTGCAGTAGACGCTGCGAAAGCTGCCGGTGCAGTTGTTGGTATTGATCTGGATGCGCTGGACGACCCGAAATACCGCGTTAATAACGGCACACCCCGCCCGATTACCGTTCATAAAGATTTGATTGAAAATCATTTTGATGAACTGGTTCGCTTCCTTGCGCAAACCCTGCGCGCCGCCGACTGGGCAGCAGACAACCAGCAAAAAGTGCACGAAATTTTGCAAGGTGAAACCCGTGGTAGCAGCACCAGCGTGGTGGAAGCCTATCGCAACGACTTCCACAAAAAATTGCACCCGGACCTGTCAGCACAACGCCTGAGCTGGTTTGAATCGCAGAAAAAAGCGCTTTGGCTGCACGGTTTCCTTGAGCACGATTTTGATTTCGAAAGCTGGGTTGACCACCGCCCGCTGGCTGCTGCGCACGCGCTGCTGGCTGAATGGAAAAAACAGGGCAAGGCCTGA
- a CDS encoding lipase family protein — protein sequence MFHRTLKNRLKTALLLVAALSASSAFAQSPKPDDSQGDGRVSAFYTWEKSIPKQAGKLLRSEKLPASIGLANAGKQERILYSSTDAFSGTRPIVVSGAVFIPEGKAPAGGWPIVAWAHGTVGLADICAPSWAGRSWRDVLYLNRWLSEGFAVVATDYQGLGVPGPHPLINIPAISWGVLDSVRAAVSHYPELANNVVIVGQSQGGAAAFGAAAYAPTYAPDVGLKGAVGTGVIYRRHSDQPPLPSVSLPADPNLVDSAIAYSIYGFLIAQQHEPSLQPSDLFTEKGAALVEQARSTCLTGLMNDVVTAGLTRANTFLEKPSERYQAFQAGADERANRYSIYPTLKLEVPIFIGTGASDVTPAAVNQLALMRDACAAGSVVEGHLYAGLGHSATVNASLIDSIPFAKKVIAGETIQPVCEPVLQ from the coding sequence ATGTTTCATCGCACATTAAAAAATCGCCTGAAAACGGCGTTGTTGCTGGTGGCAGCGCTATCGGCAAGCAGTGCCTTTGCGCAATCGCCAAAACCGGATGACAGCCAGGGCGACGGCCGTGTGTCTGCGTTTTACACCTGGGAAAAAAGTATTCCCAAGCAAGCCGGTAAATTACTGCGCTCTGAAAAATTACCGGCGTCCATTGGTCTCGCCAATGCAGGCAAGCAGGAGCGTATTTTATATTCGTCTACCGATGCCTTTAGCGGCACCAGGCCCATCGTGGTTTCCGGTGCGGTATTTATTCCGGAAGGCAAAGCACCGGCGGGTGGCTGGCCGATTGTTGCCTGGGCGCATGGCACCGTTGGCCTGGCCGATATTTGCGCACCTTCCTGGGCGGGTCGCTCCTGGCGTGACGTGCTGTATTTAAACCGCTGGTTGAGCGAAGGCTTTGCTGTGGTCGCGACCGATTACCAGGGGCTGGGCGTTCCTGGCCCGCACCCGCTGATTAATATCCCGGCAATTTCCTGGGGTGTACTCGACAGCGTTCGCGCCGCCGTTAGCCACTACCCGGAGCTGGCCAACAATGTGGTGATTGTTGGCCAGTCGCAAGGCGGCGCTGCTGCTTTTGGTGCAGCAGCTTATGCACCAACCTATGCGCCAGACGTAGGGCTTAAAGGTGCGGTGGGTACCGGTGTAATTTATCGCCGCCATTCTGACCAGCCACCATTGCCATCTGTCAGCTTGCCGGCTGATCCCAACCTGGTGGATTCTGCAATCGCTTACAGCATTTACGGCTTCCTGATTGCGCAGCAACATGAACCTTCTTTGCAGCCTTCCGATTTGTTCACGGAAAAAGGGGCCGCTCTGGTTGAGCAGGCGCGCAGCACTTGCCTGACCGGTTTGATGAACGATGTGGTAACCGCCGGGCTGACGCGGGCCAATACCTTTTTGGAAAAACCTTCCGAACGCTATCAGGCATTTCAGGCCGGCGCCGATGAGCGCGCAAACCGTTACAGCATTTACCCGACGCTGAAACTGGAAGTGCCTATTTTTATTGGTACAGGCGCGTCTGACGTTACCCCGGCAGCGGTTAACCAGTTGGCGCTGATGCGCGATGCCTGCGCTGCCGGTTCTGTAGTTGAAGGCCATTTGTACGCAGGCCTTGGCCACAGCGCAACGGTGAATGCGTCGCTGATAGATTCCATTCCTTTTGCCAAAAAAGTAATTGCCGGTGAAACCATTCAACCGGTGTGTGAGCCGGTACTGCAGTAA
- a CDS encoding TonB-dependent receptor plug domain-containing protein produces the protein MKYTHLRKNLLASVIGFSTFAGIALPAFANDARSNTAPAAASVETVLVTGTRRSDVSHLEASAPIDVLTGDALSGTGAQDLSAALLKLTPSFSLPSTPTGSFASSIPVGAALRGLSADQVLVLINGKRRHTGSNFTRQNLNGGRGSASVDLSLIPVSAIARVEVLRDGAAAQYGSDAIAGVINVVLKTRNDGGGIDYRYSEFTKHGGEGNQLNAWKGLELPNDGFVTVAINAGDKDPANNTDPDPRQFYNNINGQPDPREANAKHRNWLFGAPAIRDQYNALINSELPINDQVTAYGFTSYGHRTSVGEGFYEFPRSTSLVNQSTYFKERFPDGRIPVTVYKLEDYAATLGTRIGETETGLIDIYVNHGVNIVDSYDHNGINPSFGPDSADNYFTGGRKNSQTNAALDYTRDIPVSFLASPLTVATGISWRKERYELEAGDPIAHTRGPFFNPSPVAGVGIPAIYSGITNEDERSISRDVTGAFLSLEGSPTESLDLGLAVRYEDYSDFDSTTNAKLSLRYQLTDTLSFRSSVGTGHRAPSIVQLGYSAFSVQTPVINGIPVDVQQRTLLATSDAARLLGGTALTPEESTNFSAGFVWNPIPNAYITIDAYQIEIDDRIQLSENLSGAAVEQAFAGTPYDNISNAAFFTNILDTRTRGIEASATYQFDLNRFGLLDVNFGYAKNDTDITAARDIVTANGDVIPSTAIVGRINRASLEEGSPQDKIIFGLGWSLENWKVNFSGRRYGEWTARVATPSATSQDQTFSPQTIFDLDVAYRFERVLPGVKLSAGFQNIFNSYPDHIVGRGASVTKFSFNSPEGAYGRAWYAGVAYDF, from the coding sequence ATGAAGTACACACACCTCCGGAAGAACCTGCTGGCCAGCGTTATTGGTTTCAGTACCTTCGCCGGAATTGCACTGCCCGCTTTTGCTAACGATGCCCGCAGCAATACTGCACCAGCCGCCGCCAGCGTTGAAACCGTTCTGGTAACCGGAACACGCCGCAGCGATGTTAGCCACCTTGAAGCATCTGCACCTATTGATGTCTTGACCGGCGATGCGCTGTCCGGCACCGGTGCGCAGGATTTATCGGCTGCGCTGTTAAAACTCACCCCGTCATTTTCACTGCCCAGCACACCGACCGGCAGTTTTGCGTCTTCCATTCCTGTGGGTGCGGCGCTGCGCGGTTTGTCGGCTGACCAGGTATTGGTGTTGATTAACGGCAAGCGCCGTCATACCGGTTCCAACTTTACCCGGCAAAATTTGAATGGTGGCCGCGGCTCGGCGTCGGTTGACCTGAGCCTGATTCCGGTTTCTGCGATTGCCCGCGTTGAAGTATTACGTGACGGCGCCGCCGCACAGTACGGTTCAGACGCGATTGCCGGTGTGATTAACGTGGTGCTGAAAACCCGTAATGACGGCGGTGGTATTGATTACCGCTATTCCGAATTTACCAAACACGGCGGTGAAGGCAATCAGCTGAATGCCTGGAAAGGTCTGGAATTACCGAATGATGGCTTTGTAACGGTTGCGATTAATGCAGGTGATAAAGACCCGGCGAATAATACCGACCCGGACCCACGTCAGTTTTACAACAACATTAATGGCCAACCGGACCCGCGCGAAGCCAATGCCAAGCACCGCAATTGGTTGTTTGGTGCACCGGCTATTCGCGATCAGTACAACGCTCTGATCAACAGCGAACTGCCGATTAATGATCAGGTAACAGCATACGGCTTTACCAGCTACGGCCACCGCACCTCGGTGGGTGAAGGCTTTTATGAGTTCCCGCGCTCTACCTCGCTGGTTAATCAGTCTACTTATTTTAAAGAGCGTTTCCCGGACGGGCGTATTCCGGTTACTGTTTATAAACTGGAAGATTACGCTGCGACCCTGGGCACGCGCATTGGTGAAACCGAAACCGGTTTGATTGATATTTACGTAAACCACGGTGTGAATATTGTCGATTCTTACGATCACAATGGCATCAACCCCAGCTTCGGTCCGGACAGCGCCGACAACTATTTCACCGGTGGCCGTAAAAATTCGCAAACCAACGCCGCGCTGGATTACACCCGCGATATTCCGGTCAGTTTCCTGGCATCACCCTTGACCGTTGCCACCGGTATTTCCTGGCGAAAAGAGCGTTACGAACTGGAAGCCGGCGACCCGATTGCCCATACCCGTGGCCCTTTCTTTAATCCGTCACCGGTTGCCGGTGTGGGTATTCCCGCTATTTATTCCGGTATTACCAATGAAGATGAGCGCTCTATTTCCCGTGACGTGACCGGTGCGTTTTTAAGTCTGGAAGGTTCGCCAACCGAATCATTAGACCTCGGGCTTGCAGTGCGCTACGAAGATTATTCCGACTTTGATTCAACCACCAACGCCAAACTGTCGCTGCGCTACCAATTGACGGACACCTTGTCGTTCCGCTCCAGTGTTGGTACCGGGCACCGCGCGCCGTCTATTGTGCAACTCGGTTACTCCGCATTCAGCGTGCAAACACCGGTTATCAACGGCATCCCGGTTGATGTGCAACAACGTACGTTGCTGGCAACCAGCGATGCGGCCCGGCTGCTCGGCGGTACGGCGCTGACACCGGAAGAGTCCACCAACTTCTCTGCCGGTTTTGTCTGGAATCCGATTCCCAATGCTTACATCACCATTGATGCTTACCAGATTGAGATTGATGACCGCATTCAACTATCCGAAAACCTGTCAGGTGCGGCGGTTGAGCAGGCATTTGCCGGCACACCTTACGACAACATCAGCAACGCGGCGTTTTTTACCAACATTCTGGACACTCGCACGCGTGGTATTGAAGCCTCGGCGACCTATCAATTTGATCTGAACCGTTTTGGTTTGCTGGACGTAAACTTCGGTTATGCCAAAAACGATACCGACATTACCGCAGCGCGGGATATCGTTACCGCTAATGGTGATGTGATTCCGTCAACGGCGATTGTTGGCCGCATTAACCGCGCTTCGCTGGAAGAAGGCAGCCCGCAAGATAAAATTATTTTTGGTCTTGGCTGGAGCCTTGAAAACTGGAAAGTGAATTTCAGTGGTCGCCGTTACGGCGAGTGGACTGCGCGTGTTGCTACACCGTCTGCTACTTCACAGGATCAAACGTTCAGCCCGCAAACCATTTTTGATCTGGACGTAGCTTACCGCTTTGAAAGAGTTCTGCCGGGCGTAAAACTCAGCGCCGGTTTTCAAAATATTTTCAATTCCTACCCGGATCATATTGTCGGGCGCGGTGCCAGCGTAACCAAGTTCAGTTTTAACTCACCGGAAGGTGCTTACGGTCGCGCCTGGTATGCCGGCGTTGCTTATGATTTCTAA
- a CDS encoding LLM class flavin-dependent oxidoreductase codes for MPVEFVGGLFPRNQLAGPGGNRQDQIDLTYLRDLARAHEHAGFDSVLTLTHDPLHTAVYAASQTERLKFMIAHRPALIAPTIAARAFATADHYTGGGRLRLHAITGITAEPGHGEFLLDKDERYARTSEYLDIVKLAWTSEKPFDYEGKYFKVKDAFLPLKPLAKPHIPISLGGSSDAAYHVAARHTDLYALWGEPIADVKEQIAKLHAAADLAGVQAPRVSLSVRLIIGPTEELAWQKAHEIQATLEKNFKPIAGRTPGTGTQRLLAAAERGERHDRALWLSTATAVGATHDSTALVGTPDTIVQALLDYYDIGVTTFLNRGYDPLHDALDYGRWIIPAVREEVRRREAEAVKKIA; via the coding sequence ATGCCAGTAGAATTTGTTGGCGGACTTTTTCCCCGCAATCAACTCGCCGGCCCCGGCGGCAATCGTCAGGATCAAATTGACCTGACCTATTTGCGCGATCTGGCCCGTGCCCACGAACACGCCGGTTTTGACAGCGTGCTCACACTGACGCACGACCCGCTGCACACCGCTGTTTATGCGGCATCGCAAACCGAGCGTCTCAAGTTCATGATCGCCCACCGCCCGGCACTGATCGCCCCGACCATTGCCGCACGCGCTTTTGCCACAGCCGACCATTACACCGGTGGCGGACGCTTGCGCTTGCACGCCATTACCGGCATCACCGCAGAGCCCGGCCACGGCGAATTTTTGCTGGATAAAGACGAGCGTTATGCGCGCACCAGTGAGTATCTGGATATCGTTAAATTGGCCTGGACGTCAGAAAAACCGTTTGACTACGAAGGTAAATACTTCAAAGTCAAAGATGCCTTTTTGCCACTCAAGCCACTGGCCAAACCGCATATTCCTATTTCTTTGGGCGGTTCTTCCGATGCGGCTTATCACGTAGCGGCACGTCATACCGATTTATATGCGCTGTGGGGCGAGCCTATCGCTGATGTGAAAGAACAAATCGCCAAGCTTCACGCTGCAGCAGATTTGGCTGGCGTACAGGCACCGCGCGTGAGCCTTTCTGTCCGTTTGATTATCGGCCCGACAGAAGAACTGGCGTGGCAAAAGGCCCATGAAATTCAGGCAACGCTTGAGAAAAACTTCAAGCCCATTGCAGGCCGTACACCGGGCACCGGCACCCAGCGTTTGCTGGCCGCCGCCGAACGCGGCGAGCGTCATGATCGTGCTTTGTGGCTGTCTACAGCAACTGCTGTGGGTGCTACTCACGATTCAACAGCGTTGGTCGGTACACCGGATACTATCGTGCAAGCGCTGCTGGATTATTACGATATTGGTGTAACCACTTTCCTTAACCGTGGATACGATCCGCTGCACGACGCGCTGGATTATGGCCGTTGGATTATTCCTGCAGTTCGTGAAGAAGTTCGTCGCCGCGAAGCGGAAGCTGTTAAGAAGATTGCTTGA
- a CDS encoding acyl-CoA dehydrogenase family protein has translation MSITDIERPVHAAASAIRHPGSEAEAIRFAKEAAEKIAQLARNPETHQQLPYEQADILSNYGLTAIFVPKRFGGLGASIKTVVEVVRIISTADGGVGQLLQIHNVMIRGVFNRPDDEFRAGLIRDILAGKRFGNALAEVGGKNKFDHATRVTRDEDGNYRLNGSKFYSTGSFLAEWISLTAASDNGPLGVLLNRNTPGLTLEDDWRAFGQQHSVSGTVRFDNVLVDERFLPKPGAAGGGMPRTGLTWPQILHAAIDTGIARGALEAATDYLRNNARPWVDAEVERAAEEPHIIKRVGEYAVAVRSAEALLRYAADVFDQHLADPEDEALQDELILAVASVRSQSDSASLFVSSDMFSLLGASASLNKWNLNRFWADARVHTTHDPIRWRLHHVGNYYLNGVPPDEYGAAIRAKRAELAAAANPTRS, from the coding sequence ATGAGTATTACCGACATTGAAAGACCCGTTCACGCCGCTGCCTCTGCAATCAGGCACCCGGGCAGTGAAGCGGAAGCAATCCGCTTTGCCAAAGAAGCCGCAGAAAAAATTGCGCAGCTTGCTCGCAATCCGGAAACCCATCAGCAACTGCCGTATGAACAAGCCGATATTTTATCGAACTATGGTTTAACCGCTATTTTTGTTCCCAAACGCTTTGGCGGCTTGGGCGCCAGCATTAAAACCGTGGTAGAAGTGGTGCGCATTATTTCTACCGCCGACGGCGGCGTGGGTCAATTACTGCAAATTCACAACGTGATGATTCGCGGTGTCTTCAACCGCCCTGATGACGAATTTCGGGCAGGTTTGATTCGCGATATTCTCGCCGGCAAACGTTTTGGCAACGCCCTCGCAGAAGTGGGCGGTAAAAACAAGTTTGACCATGCCACCCGCGTTACCCGCGATGAAGATGGCAACTACCGTTTAAATGGCAGCAAATTTTATTCAACCGGCTCGTTTCTGGCGGAATGGATTTCGCTTACCGCCGCATCGGATAACGGCCCGCTCGGTGTGCTGTTAAATCGCAACACGCCCGGCCTGACGCTGGAGGATGACTGGCGCGCATTCGGCCAGCAACATTCTGTCAGCGGCACGGTGCGCTTTGACAATGTCCTGGTGGACGAGCGCTTTCTGCCCAAGCCTGGCGCCGCCGGTGGAGGCATGCCGCGCACCGGTTTAACCTGGCCACAAATTTTGCACGCCGCTATTGATACCGGCATTGCCCGCGGCGCACTGGAAGCGGCCACCGATTATTTACGCAATAACGCGCGCCCCTGGGTAGATGCGGAAGTAGAACGCGCTGCCGAAGAACCGCACATCATTAAACGGGTTGGCGAATATGCTGTGGCGGTACGCAGTGCCGAAGCGCTGTTGCGCTACGCCGCCGATGTGTTTGATCAACACCTTGCCGACCCGGAAGACGAAGCCCTTCAGGACGAATTGATTCTTGCCGTAGCATCGGTTCGCTCGCAATCCGATTCCGCTTCGTTGTTTGTCTCCAGCGATATGTTTTCCCTGCTGGGCGCCAGCGCCTCACTGAACAAATGGAATCTGAACCGCTTCTGGGCCGATGCCCGCGTTCATACCACCCACGACCCCATTCGCTGGCGCTTGCACCACGTCGGTAATTATTACCTCAACGGTGTGCCACCCGATGAATATGGCGCAGCCATCCGCGCCAAACGTGCCGAACTGGCAGCCGCTGCCAACCCAACCCGTAGTTAA